Proteins from one Nilaparvata lugens isolate BPH chromosome 10, ASM1435652v1, whole genome shotgun sequence genomic window:
- the LOC111051249 gene encoding protoheme IX farnesyltransferase, mitochondrial, whose product MLCTLKKLHTTNLNYNRCLILYSAARQAAAKPVTLEKESIKNVKSRPVQRQGLCETVPSSAALGSTGPPGSPGSEEADLLTTPPRPAAVWQEAHLDLRSLPQQYMKLSKVRLSALVVMTSMAGYAMAPAAFDPMTFALTSVGTGLLSCSANAVNQYHEVPFDAQMARTRNRLLVCGNITPLHALGFAAVCGTAGASLLYYGVNGLTMSLGLTNLVLYTLIYTPLKRVSILNTWVGSVVGALPPLMGWAGCTGGSLEAGAWVLAGVLYAWQFPHFNALSWNLRPEYSRAGYRMMSVTNPELCRRTALRYTLAITALSCSAPLVDLTNTWFALQSLPLNLYFSHLAWRFYKDSDSASSRKLFRFSLIHLPLLMLLMLANKHNWSNSNTESETTPIETKPQPLRELDIVVTRKIVDNVL is encoded by the exons ATGCTGTGTACTCTAAAGAAATTGCATACCACTAACCTCAACTACAATCGATGTCTGATTCTCTATTCAGCTGCTAGACAG GCAGCCGCGAAACCGGTGACCCTAGAGAAGGAGTCGATCAAAAATGTCAAGAGCCGACCAGTGCAGAGGCAGGGCCTGTGTGAAACGGTGCCCAGCTCTGCAGCACTGGGGTCCACTGGACCCCCGGGGTCCCCTGGATCGGAGGAAGCGGACCTGTTGACCACTCCGCCCCGCCCCGCCGCCGTATGGCAGGAGGCCCACCTCGATCTACGCTCTTTGCCGCAGCAGTATATGAAACTATCGAAAGTGCGTCTCAGTG CACTGGTAGTGATGACGTCTATGGCCGGCTACGCAATGGCGCCGGCCGCGTTCGACCCGATGACGTTTGCGTTGACGTCGGTGGGCACCGGCCTGCTCTCCTGCTCGGCCAACGCTGTCAACCAATACCACGAGGTGCCCTTCGACGCGCAGATGGCGCGCACGCGCAACCGGCTCCTCGTCTGCGGCAATATCAC ACCGTTGCACGCGCTCGGATTCGCAGCCGTTTGCGGGACAGCGGGAGCTTCGCTGCTGTACTACGGCGTGAACGGACTGACAATGTCGCTGGGTCTCACCAACCTCGTGCTCTACACACTCATCTACACCCCACTGAAGCGAGTCAGCATCCTGAACACGTGGGTTGGCTCGGTGGTGGGGGCGTTGCCGCCCCTCATGGGGTGGGCCGGCTGCACTGGGGGCAGCCTGGAGGCGGGTGCTTGGGTGTTGGCCGGGGTGCTCTATGCCTGGCAGTTCCCGCACTTCAACGCGTTGTCGTGGAACTTGCGGCCTGAGTACTCGCGTGCTGGCTACCGCATGATGTCGGTCACCAATCCAG agCTATGTCGCCGAACAGCCCTGAGATACACATTGGCGATAACAGCCCTGTCCTGCTCAGCTCCATTGGTTGACCTTACCAACACCTGGTTTGCTCTCCAATCTCTCCCACTCAACTTGTATTTCTCACATCTTG CTTGGAGATTCTACAAGGATTCAGATAGTGCATCCTCAAGAAAGCTATTCAGATTTTCACTTATTCATTTACCTCTGCTGATGCTGCTTATGCTTGCCAATAAGCATAACTGGAGCAATTCAAA TACTGAATCAGAGACGACGCCCATCGAAACCAAGCCACAGCCACTTAGAGAACTGGACATCGTCGTGACCAGAAAAATTGTAGATAATGTACTTTGA
- the LOC111051328 gene encoding prenylated Rab acceptor protein 1 — MADVEIDVSGSIDTPVESQEKRLANLLPIPGHIKEWIVLRRQNIRGWTVFFNTNHYKPPLNFQLLTKRFPRNLEYFLSNYIIIFTILTVYCLLTSFLLMLAVCVSLGACYILSLKSAEHPIKLFGRELTKQQQYTLVGIVSMPVYYWAGAGAAVFWVLGASFFAVTLHATFFNISALQLSTDDHFDLILQEV, encoded by the exons atggCTGATGTTGAAATAGATGTTAGTGGTTCAATAGATACTCCAGTCGAAAGCCAAGAGAAGAGGTTAGCCAA TTTATTACCGATACCAGGTCACATCAAAGAATGGATTGTTTTGAGGAGACAGAATATTCGTGGCTGGACAGTCTTCTTCAACACAAACCACTACAAGCCACCCCTCAATTTTCAGCTGCTTACAAAACGATTTCCTCGTAATTTGGAATACTTTCTGAGCAACTACATTATTATCTTCACAATATTGACGGTCTATTGTTT ATTAACGTCATTTCTGCTGATGCTAGCAGTCTGTGTGAGCCTGGGAGCTTGCTACATTCTGTCGCTGAAGAGTGCCGAACATCCAATCAAACTGTTCGGACGAGAATTGACCAAACAACAGCAATACACTTTGGTCGGAATCGTTTCAATGCCTGTCTATTACTGGGCAGGAGCCGGTGCCGCTGTTTTCTGGGTCCTAG GTGCCTCGTTCTTTGCAGTCACACTGCATGCTACATTTTTCAACATCTCGGCGCTTCAACTATCAACTGACGATCACTTTGATCTTATTCTTCAAGAAGTCTGA
- the LOC111051905 gene encoding uncharacterized protein LOC111051905 — translation MASLVADYGSSDNSSSNEGSDTEQPSPKQAAPVQEPPQKLPLPKFDPDGASPIKNSVFVNPFVEEENAKEAILEKHVKMIPAKSDVTNINGKKICWMYRKGRCRFGHNCRYAHDSDLHLAESNAEIGEKDKSSDSVNDNSVSSATSETPIDTSALKKKKKRPGLSQTLVPGKKVMNMYKKQKTTDSSPFIISSKK, via the exons ATGGCATCTCTTGTTGCTGATTATGGCTCTTCAGATAACAGCAGTTCAAATGAGGGTTCTGATACTGAACAACCATCTCCAAA aCAAGCGGCTCCAGTTCAGGAGCCACCTCAAAAGCTTCCTCTTCCGAAATTCGACCCGGACGGCGCGTCACCAATCAAGAACTCGGTGTTCGTGAACCCGTTTGTAGAGGAAGAAAACGCCAAGGAGGCAATCCTCGAGAAGCACGTCAAGATGATCCCGGCCAAATCTGACGTCACCAACATCAACGGCAAGAAAATCTGCTGGATGTATCGGAAAGGACGATGCCGGTTCGGACACAATTGCAGGTACGCGCATGACTCCGATCTGCACTTGGCCGAAAGTAACGCCGAAATCGGTGAGAAAGACAAGTCGTCGGACAGTGTAAACGACAATTCGGTGAGTAGTGCGACGAGCGAGACACCAATTGACACCAGTGCActcaaaaagaagaagaaacgacCCGGTCTCAGTCAGACACTTGTGCCCGGTAAGAAAGTGATGAACATGTATAAGAAGCAGAAAACCACAGACTCTTCTCCTTTCATTATATCAAGCAAAAAATAA
- the LOC111051108 gene encoding prostatic spermine-binding protein isoform X1, translating into MDNDFAEDNEDDVINILQNVKVEMEHDDDDDGDNDAGCEDNSNFVWVKEEKEDDDDDNDDAGSKDNSSFVCLEDEKEEENYDVDKESISSGEDGDSGQDSTSTSTHIPFEQVFLKEEHDSNSMDETYTEPLQKYNHRVLC; encoded by the exons ATGGATAACGATTTTGCTGAAGACAATGAAGATGATGTTATTAATATACTTCAAAACGTTAAAGTTGAAATG GAACATGACGACgatgatgatggtgataatGATGCTGGCTGTGAAGATAATTCCAACTTTGTCTGGGtgaaggaagaaaaagaagatgatgatgatgacaatgatgatgctGGCTCTAAAGATAATTCCAGCTTCGTATGCctggaggatgagaaggaagaagaaaattatGATGTTGATAAAGAATCGATATCG AGCGGAGAGGATGGAGATTCTGGACAGGATTCCACTAGTACGTCAACTCATATACCG TTCGAGCAAGTTTTCTTAAAAGAAGAGCATGACAGCAATTCAATGGATGAGACCTACACTGAACCG TTGCAGAAATATAACCACAGAGTGCTCTGTTGA
- the LOC111051108 gene encoding prostatic spermine-binding protein isoform X2 — MDNDFAEDNEDDVINILQNVKVEMEHDDDDDGDNDAGCEDNSNFVWVKEEKEDDDDDNDDAGSKDNSSFVCLEDEKEEENYDVDKESISSGEDGDSGQDSTSTSTHIPFEQVFLKEEHDSNSMDETYTEPLR, encoded by the exons ATGGATAACGATTTTGCTGAAGACAATGAAGATGATGTTATTAATATACTTCAAAACGTTAAAGTTGAAATG GAACATGACGACgatgatgatggtgataatGATGCTGGCTGTGAAGATAATTCCAACTTTGTCTGGGtgaaggaagaaaaagaagatgatgatgatgacaatgatgatgctGGCTCTAAAGATAATTCCAGCTTCGTATGCctggaggatgagaaggaagaagaaaattatGATGTTGATAAAGAATCGATATCG AGCGGAGAGGATGGAGATTCTGGACAGGATTCCACTAGTACGTCAACTCATATACCG TTCGAGCAAGTTTTCTTAAAAGAAGAGCATGACAGCAATTCAATGGATGAGACCTACACTGAACCG ttacgttga